In Candidatus Kaistella beijingensis, a genomic segment contains:
- the speB gene encoding agmatinase, giving the protein MNTYAGIPEENATLENSKVMLVTVPYDGTSTWGKGADKGPELFLDASENMELYDIETGTEPYLEGVWMAGEVSENSSPEAMTEAVYQKTKEMLQHEGKLFTLFGGEHSVSIGSIRAVGEKFENLTVLQLDAHTDLRPDFHGSTSNHACAVFEANKKHNLVQVGIRSCDVEEMQYVPKGQCFWAHEIATNPNWIDDVLAKVSGNVYITIDLDAFDPSIAPSTGTPEPGGLQWYPTLELLRKVFEKCNVVAFDIVELMDSPYSKPTAFLAAKLYYKMLAYYHCKDKS; this is encoded by the coding sequence ATGAACACTTACGCAGGAATTCCCGAAGAAAACGCAACCCTTGAAAACTCGAAAGTAATGTTGGTCACGGTTCCTTACGACGGAACTTCAACTTGGGGAAAAGGAGCCGACAAAGGTCCCGAACTTTTCCTAGACGCATCCGAAAATATGGAATTATACGACATAGAAACTGGAACAGAACCTTATTTGGAAGGAGTTTGGATGGCGGGAGAAGTTTCTGAAAATTCTTCACCCGAAGCAATGACAGAAGCAGTTTACCAAAAAACAAAGGAAATGTTGCAGCATGAAGGAAAGCTTTTCACACTTTTCGGCGGGGAACATTCGGTTTCCATCGGTTCGATTCGTGCAGTTGGTGAAAAATTTGAAAATCTTACCGTTTTGCAATTGGATGCACACACTGATTTGCGTCCCGATTTTCACGGTTCCACTTCCAATCATGCATGTGCGGTCTTTGAGGCGAACAAAAAACATAATTTGGTTCAGGTTGGAATTCGTTCTTGCGATGTTGAAGAAATGCAATACGTACCGAAAGGACAATGTTTTTGGGCGCACGAAATTGCTACGAATCCCAATTGGATAGATGATGTTTTGGCAAAAGTTTCAGGAAACGTTTATATCACGATTGATCTGGATGCTTTCGACCCTTCAATTGCGCCCTCAACAGGAACTCCTGAACCGGGTGGATTACAATGGTATCCAACTCTGGAATTGTTGAGAAAAGTTTTCGAAAAATGCAACGTTGTCGCATTCGATATTGTGGAATTAATGGATTCGCCGTATTCCAAACCGACTGCGTTTTTGGCGGCGAAACTGTATTATAAAATGTTGGCGTATTATCATTGTAAGGACAAATCGTGA
- a CDS encoding alpha-ketoglutarate-dependent dioxygenase AlkB family protein, with product MQTLFDQNFDAEINLLPKGGTVNYYGKILDQKQSDKFYQTLLETIEWKNDEAVIFGKKILTKRKVAWYGDENFEYTYSNSTKKAIPWTKELLQLKKMAEEKTGEKFNSCLLNLYHDGSEGMAYHSDGEKDLKKDGAIASLSLGAERKFSFKHKETKEKVELILEHGSLLVMKDETQSFWLHRLPPTKKVFTPRINLTFRTIVNY from the coding sequence ATGCAAACTTTATTCGACCAAAATTTTGATGCTGAAATAAATCTCCTCCCAAAAGGTGGAACCGTGAATTATTACGGAAAAATTTTAGACCAAAAGCAATCGGATAAATTTTATCAAACTCTTTTAGAAACGATTGAGTGGAAAAATGATGAAGCAGTCATTTTCGGGAAGAAAATTTTAACCAAAAGAAAAGTCGCGTGGTACGGTGACGAAAATTTTGAATACACTTATTCCAACTCCACCAAAAAAGCAATTCCGTGGACGAAAGAACTTCTTCAATTAAAAAAAATGGCGGAAGAAAAAACGGGAGAAAAATTCAATTCCTGCCTTCTCAATCTTTACCACGACGGCAGCGAAGGAATGGCTTATCACAGTGACGGCGAAAAAGATTTAAAGAAAGACGGCGCAATCGCTTCCTTAAGTTTAGGAGCGGAAAGGAAATTTTCCTTCAAACATAAAGAAACGAAGGAAAAAGTAGAACTCATCCTAGAACACGGAAGCTTGCTTGTCATGAAAGACGAAACGCAATCATTTTGGCTGCATCGACTTCCACCAACCAAAAAAGTTTTCACACCAAGAATAAATCTGACTTTCCGAACGATTGTAAACTATTAA
- a CDS encoding BON domain-containing protein, with amino-acid sequence MKKTIAMAALALAVSFGSIACKKKVSDAELQTQATTVVTSNPNASVEVKDGTAHLSGTFADQASKDAMIASLKAIPGIKDVMDMSTIAAPVVVETVSAVDPAVQQKVTDAVKDFPSVKVEVVNGELTLTGNVSPEQARKIKMSVDALKAGKVNYNYTVK; translated from the coding sequence ATGAAAAAAACAATCGCAATGGCAGCTTTGGCACTTGCAGTGTCTTTCGGTTCAATCGCTTGTAAGAAAAAAGTTTCTGATGCAGAACTTCAAACTCAAGCTACAACAGTAGTAACTTCTAATCCAAACGCTTCTGTTGAGGTAAAAGACGGAACAGCTCACTTGAGCGGAACTTTCGCTGACCAAGCTTCTAAAGATGCAATGATTGCTTCTTTGAAGGCAATTCCAGGAATTAAAGATGTAATGGATATGTCAACAATCGCTGCTCCTGTAGTGGTAGAAACAGTTTCTGCAGTTGATCCAGCTGTTCAGCAAAAAGTAACTGACGCTGTTAAAGATTTCCCTTCAGTAAAAGTAGAAGTGGTAAATGGTGAGTTGACTTTGACAGGAAACGTTTCTCCAGAGCAAGCAAGAAAAATAAAAATGTCGGTTGACGCTTTGAAAGCAGGAAAAGTAAACTATAATTACACAGTAAAATAA
- a CDS encoding SH3 domain-containing protein: MSALQDKYASVIAAAQSAGVSNLQVSEQDGILYVSGNAGSTAAKDAVWNALGAIDSTYSASDINVDVQVAGLAAGAALTVATEDSNLNIRQEPSTEAAIVGKAAKGESVTLVEQTSDDWWKVKTADGEEGYAYARYLRA; the protein is encoded by the coding sequence ATGAGTGCATTACAAGATAAATACGCAAGCGTAATCGCTGCAGCGCAGTCTGCAGGAGTTTCTAACCTTCAGGTTTCAGAACAGGACGGAATTCTTTATGTTTCAGGAAATGCAGGTTCTACCGCTGCAAAAGACGCAGTTTGGAACGCACTTGGAGCAATCGATTCCACGTATTCTGCTTCCGATATCAATGTTGACGTGCAAGTTGCAGGTTTAGCTGCAGGAGCCGCTTTAACTGTTGCTACAGAAGATTCTAACTTAAACATCAGACAAGAGCCTTCAACAGAAGCTGCAATCGTAGGAAAAGCGGCAAAAGGGGAGTCTGTAACTTTGGTAGAGCAAACATCCGACGATTGGTGGAAAGTAAAAACTGCCGATGGAGAAGAAGGTTATGCTTATGCAAGATACTTGAGAGCTTAA
- the rlmD gene encoding 23S rRNA (uracil(1939)-C(5))-methyltransferase RlmD produces MRKKNKNIVLENIKLVSAGAKGVAVGKTEEGKTVLVSGAVPGDVVNVRVKKSKSKYAEGEALEIVEKSPFRVEPKCIHFGVCGGCKWQNLSYEKQLEFKQDEVYNHIKRIGGLVDFETLPILGSEEQYFYRNKMEFSFSNARWLTFDEVSSGEDFGDKNALGFHIPGMWSKILDLKECWLQEEPSNSIRPSVKKYAVENGLEFFDVKNQQGFLRTLMMRQNSKGEWMVLFQLFREEKENREKLFNFILKEFPQIKTLVFVINSKPNDSIYDQNVQTYFGDGFLMEEMDGLKFKIGPKSFFQTNYKQALNLYRKTLEFADLKGHEVVYDLYTGTGTIAQYVARNAKQVIGIESVQEAIDAAKEHAELNGLSNCTFYCGDMKDIFNDDFLAHHPKADVLITDPPRDGMHQKVVEQILKLSPDKIVYVSCNSATQARDLALMKEHYRLLKILPVDMFPQTHHVENIALLVKI; encoded by the coding sequence ATGAGAAAGAAAAATAAAAATATTGTTTTAGAAAACATCAAACTCGTTTCAGCAGGAGCAAAAGGCGTTGCAGTAGGTAAAACCGAGGAAGGAAAAACGGTTTTGGTTTCTGGCGCAGTTCCGGGTGATGTTGTAAATGTTCGTGTCAAAAAATCCAAGTCAAAATACGCAGAAGGTGAAGCTTTGGAAATCGTTGAAAAATCTCCTTTCAGAGTGGAACCAAAATGTATTCACTTCGGAGTTTGTGGCGGCTGCAAATGGCAAAATCTTTCCTATGAAAAGCAGCTCGAATTTAAACAGGACGAGGTTTACAACCATATCAAAAGAATCGGTGGACTTGTTGATTTCGAAACGTTGCCAATTTTGGGAAGCGAGGAACAGTATTTTTACAGAAACAAAATGGAGTTCTCCTTTTCCAATGCACGTTGGCTAACTTTCGATGAGGTAAGTTCCGGTGAAGATTTTGGAGATAAAAATGCGCTCGGTTTCCATATTCCCGGAATGTGGAGCAAGATTCTTGATCTAAAGGAATGTTGGCTTCAGGAAGAACCTTCCAATTCCATCCGGCCTTCTGTTAAGAAGTATGCCGTGGAAAACGGATTGGAGTTTTTCGACGTGAAAAATCAGCAAGGTTTCTTGCGAACTTTGATGATGCGACAAAACTCCAAAGGAGAGTGGATGGTTTTATTCCAACTTTTCCGTGAGGAAAAAGAAAATCGTGAAAAACTTTTCAATTTTATATTAAAGGAATTTCCGCAAATTAAGACTTTGGTTTTCGTCATAAATTCAAAACCAAATGATTCGATTTATGATCAAAATGTTCAAACCTACTTTGGCGACGGATTTTTGATGGAAGAAATGGATGGGTTAAAATTTAAAATCGGACCAAAATCTTTCTTTCAAACCAATTATAAACAAGCCTTAAATCTTTACCGAAAAACTTTGGAATTTGCCGATTTGAAAGGACATGAAGTAGTTTATGATTTATACACCGGAACAGGAACGATTGCACAATATGTAGCAAGAAACGCAAAACAAGTCATCGGAATCGAATCAGTTCAGGAAGCGATTGACGCTGCAAAAGAGCATGCTGAATTGAACGGACTTTCGAACTGTACCTTTTATTGCGGCGATATGAAAGATATTTTCAATGACGATTTTTTGGCCCATCATCCAAAAGCAGATGTTTTGATTACCGACCCACCAAGAGACGGAATGCATCAAAAAGTGGTGGAACAGATTCTGAAACTTTCTCCGGATAAGATCGTTTACGTAAGCTGTAATTCCGCGACTCAAGCAAGAGATTTGGCTTTGATGAAAGAGCATTATCGATTACTGAAAATTCTTCCGGTAGATATGTTCCCGCAAACGCATCATGTGGAGAATATTGCACTTTTGGTGAAGATTTAA
- a CDS encoding DUF6452 family protein: MKFKTKSTGKLKTMDSIYINVDYGNGQIPVIANKRKTDSVFIPLRVDENPFTEIYVGTSKEAITSKIKINYTTASEYVSPACGIKRIYENVSSTVITPNPVLETEQNQTQIIDESKTHLFLLF, encoded by the coding sequence ATGAAATTCAAAACCAAATCCACCGGAAAACTCAAAACCATGGATTCCATCTACATTAACGTGGATTATGGAAATGGGCAGATTCCCGTGATTGCGAATAAAAGGAAGACCGATTCGGTTTTTATTCCGCTTCGAGTGGATGAAAATCCTTTTACCGAGATTTATGTGGGAACTTCAAAAGAAGCGATCACCTCTAAAATAAAAATTAACTACACCACCGCATCAGAATATGTGTCTCCAGCTTGTGGAATTAAGCGAATCTATGAGAATGTAAGTTCTACCGTAATTACACCAAATCCTGTTTTAGAGACGGAACAGAATCAAACCCAAATTATCGATGAAAGCAAAACACATCTTTTCCTTCTTTTTTAG
- a CDS encoding DUF6048 family protein, translated as MKAKHIFSFFFSFLFIINFAQQKQDSVKAKWNYKPNFLVGFDVLNAGIGLFSHRKIFQGFVSSRIQKNLHAAANAGFEKNVYQKNGYDATVNGPFLKLGAFYMLANDAENAMNGFYAGGKLAGSFYNQEYKAVPVRGYGGSETSVAFPSSNQSSYWIEGTVGGRVQLFESPFYIDVNIQPKYLVFSTKQEDIKPMIVPGFGKSSGKFNIGFAWNIAYYF; from the coding sequence ATGAAAGCAAAACACATCTTTTCCTTCTTTTTTAGTTTTCTGTTCATCATCAATTTTGCACAGCAGAAACAAGATTCAGTAAAAGCTAAATGGAATTACAAACCCAATTTTCTGGTTGGTTTCGATGTGTTAAATGCGGGAATTGGTTTGTTTTCGCACAGAAAGATTTTTCAGGGATTTGTTTCGTCCAGAATTCAGAAAAATCTTCATGCTGCTGCTAATGCAGGTTTTGAAAAAAATGTCTACCAGAAAAACGGTTATGATGCAACGGTAAACGGACCTTTTTTAAAGTTGGGAGCTTTTTATATGTTGGCAAACGATGCTGAAAATGCAATGAACGGTTTTTATGCCGGCGGAAAATTGGCGGGTTCATTTTATAACCAAGAATATAAAGCAGTTCCTGTACGCGGATATGGTGGAAGTGAGACTTCTGTAGCTTTTCCCTCCTCAAATCAAAGTTCTTACTGGATTGAGGGAACTGTTGGTGGAAGAGTTCAGTTATTTGAATCGCCTTTTTATATCGATGTAAATATCCAACCCAAATATTTGGTTTTTTCTACAAAGCAAGAAGATATTAAGCCAATGATCGTGCCCGGATTTGGCAAAAGTTCTGGAAAATTTAATATAGGATTTGCATGGAATATTGCCTATTATTTTTAA
- a CDS encoding reprolysin-like metallopeptidase: MKKIFTSLLCGLMSTAAFAQWSPTSMQGERIRPTSNVTSYYSLDLDAMRSKLANAQETGKGAVAVEVKLPTLNGKIERFAVYSSPVVVKSLADKYDLHSYVGVGIDDPTAYVRFSVAPNDFQSMILKNGSYEFIEPQNHSRTVYGVHPKTNKSEADKAFICSTAETPLTKAQIDKLYTGGKSFTNNPSDFNKSSDKKYRTLRLAMSVNGEYTQYFGGTVAGALTAINATLTRCNFVFEKDFALKLILQNFPQLIYTDPATDPYTTIGAWNNQLQQTLTNTIGNDAYDIGHMFGASGGGGNAGCIGCVCVNPTGPTNNAKGSGITSPADGIPQGDNFDIDYVAHEMGHQLGGNHTFSMSLEGTGQNVEPGSGSTIMGYAGITGATDVQPHSDAYFHINSIIQVQNNLIAKTCDIETATNNNPPVITAMPDVTIPKGTAFVLTAQATDAENNPLTYTWEQVDNASVTISKTNLGNTTSGASFRSFTGTASPTRYFPKFSTVMSGSLVNLNDWEAVSTVARASNYRVTVRDNNPDPLQQQTQEALQKVTVHANGPFKITSTKVYNNAPGPLTWDVVGTNAAPFNVANVKIDYTTDNGATWTVLAASTPNDGTEDFSFSSFATNTALKIRISAIGNVFYAVAPVTVSAIVACDGTAPAGLAVSGITNVSAQVNWDPIANATYIVRYKKTADATWTQVPVSTNSYTITGLVEGTAYEVQVAAVCSGTTGSYTASANFTTLVPTYCTAGATSTSFEKISNVTFANINNNSTSTAGYEDFTSKIGNVNKGETYNFTASFTGTSYSSDEVRVWIDWNGDKDFDDAGELALVTPKKLSPWTGTITIPVDALVGNTRMRVRLHDSSLGPNTTPCGTSTYGQVEDYTLNIGVLATGENALANLQVYPNPATDVLNITKVSGNATYTIYNIAGQMVSKGKIADNKVPVSKLQSGVYMISIEDKGNVEKVKFIKK; this comes from the coding sequence ATGAAGAAAATTTTTACTTCTTTACTTTGTGGATTGATGAGTACAGCTGCATTTGCGCAATGGAGCCCTACATCAATGCAAGGGGAGAGAATCCGTCCGACATCTAATGTCACTAGTTATTATTCATTAGATCTTGATGCAATGAGATCTAAACTTGCCAATGCGCAAGAAACTGGAAAAGGTGCAGTAGCCGTTGAAGTTAAATTACCGACACTTAATGGGAAAATTGAGCGTTTCGCTGTTTACAGTTCTCCGGTTGTAGTAAAATCACTAGCAGATAAGTATGATTTGCATTCTTATGTGGGAGTAGGTATTGATGATCCAACTGCTTATGTAAGATTCAGTGTGGCGCCAAACGACTTCCAGTCGATGATTCTTAAGAATGGTTCGTACGAGTTTATTGAGCCACAAAATCATTCCAGAACAGTTTACGGAGTTCATCCAAAAACCAATAAGTCTGAAGCGGATAAAGCATTCATTTGCTCCACTGCAGAAACTCCGCTTACCAAAGCTCAAATTGACAAACTTTACACCGGTGGAAAATCATTCACCAATAATCCAAGTGATTTCAACAAATCTTCTGATAAAAAATATCGTACGTTGCGTCTTGCCATGTCGGTAAACGGTGAATATACCCAATATTTTGGAGGAACAGTAGCGGGAGCATTAACGGCAATAAATGCAACGTTGACCCGTTGTAATTTCGTGTTCGAGAAAGATTTCGCATTGAAATTAATTCTTCAGAACTTTCCTCAGTTAATTTACACTGATCCTGCTACTGATCCATATACCACAATTGGTGCGTGGAATAATCAATTGCAACAGACCCTTACCAACACCATTGGAAATGACGCTTATGATATCGGACACATGTTCGGAGCATCAGGTGGTGGTGGTAATGCAGGCTGTATTGGTTGTGTTTGTGTAAACCCTACTGGACCAACAAATAATGCAAAAGGTTCAGGAATCACTTCTCCAGCTGATGGAATTCCACAGGGAGATAATTTTGATATCGACTATGTAGCGCACGAAATGGGTCACCAATTGGGTGGGAACCACACTTTCTCAATGAGTCTTGAAGGAACAGGACAGAATGTTGAACCAGGATCCGGATCTACCATTATGGGTTATGCGGGAATTACTGGTGCTACTGATGTACAACCACATTCTGACGCGTACTTCCATATCAACTCCATTATTCAGGTACAAAACAATTTAATTGCGAAAACCTGCGATATTGAAACGGCTACTAATAACAATCCTCCTGTAATTACGGCAATGCCTGATGTTACAATTCCTAAAGGAACAGCTTTTGTTTTGACAGCTCAAGCCACGGATGCTGAAAATAATCCACTAACCTATACTTGGGAGCAGGTTGACAACGCTTCGGTAACTATATCTAAAACCAATTTAGGTAATACAACTAGTGGTGCGAGTTTCCGTTCTTTTACTGGAACAGCAAGTCCAACAAGATATTTCCCTAAATTTTCAACGGTAATGTCAGGAAGCTTGGTTAACCTTAATGATTGGGAAGCGGTTTCAACCGTTGCAAGAGCTTCAAACTACAGAGTTACCGTAAGAGATAATAATCCTGATCCGCTTCAGCAACAAACACAGGAAGCTTTACAGAAAGTTACTGTACATGCAAACGGACCATTCAAGATTACTTCTACAAAAGTTTACAACAACGCTCCTGGTCCATTAACTTGGGATGTAGTGGGAACTAACGCTGCACCTTTCAATGTAGCAAACGTTAAAATTGATTATACTACTGATAACGGAGCAACCTGGACTGTTCTCGCAGCATCCACTCCAAACGATGGAACAGAAGATTTTAGTTTTTCTTCTTTCGCAACAAACACTGCGTTAAAAATAAGAATTTCTGCTATTGGAAATGTTTTCTACGCGGTAGCTCCTGTTACTGTTTCTGCAATTGTTGCTTGTGATGGTACTGCTCCAGCTGGATTAGCAGTGAGCGGAATTACCAATGTTTCTGCACAGGTAAACTGGGATCCAATTGCTAATGCAACTTATATCGTAAGATACAAGAAAACAGCTGATGCAACTTGGACTCAAGTTCCGGTTTCCACCAACAGTTACACCATTACCGGCTTGGTAGAAGGTACTGCTTATGAAGTTCAGGTAGCTGCGGTATGTTCAGGTACTACTGGTTCATACACCGCTTCAGCTAACTTTACCACTTTAGTGCCTACTTATTGTACAGCGGGTGCAACTTCTACAAGTTTCGAGAAAATTTCTAACGTTACGTTCGCAAACATTAATAATAACTCGACCTCTACAGCAGGTTATGAAGATTTTACTTCTAAAATTGGAAATGTGAACAAAGGAGAAACCTATAACTTTACTGCATCATTTACAGGAACATCTTACTCTTCTGATGAAGTAAGAGTTTGGATCGACTGGAACGGTGACAAAGATTTTGATGATGCCGGTGAACTTGCATTGGTTACTCCTAAGAAATTATCACCTTGGACAGGTACTATTACAATTCCAGTAGATGCTCTTGTTGGAAATACTAGAATGAGAGTAAGATTGCACGACAGTTCATTAGGTCCTAACACGACACCATGTGGTACGTCAACTTACGGACAAGTTGAAGATTACACCTTAAATATTGGAGTACTTGCTACAGGCGAGAATGCTTTGGCAAATCTTCAAGTGTATCCAAACCCAGCAACTGATGTATTAAATATTACTAAAGTTTCCGGCAACGCAACTTACACTATTTATAACATCGCAGGACAAATGGTTTCTAAAGGTAAAATTGCGGACAACAAAGTTCCAGTATCTAAATTGCAGTCAGGTGTTTACATGATTTCAATTGAAGATAAAGGAAATGTGGAGAAAGTGAAATTTATCAAAAAATAA
- a CDS encoding DUF6759 domain-containing protein: MKDYSKIMRSTNIYEIDAYLRDAHPDDPKRLILKPRLIKMLKEYIKNAHPADQRVKEFQEKIALLRKKPSTRITFDEMNDLIRQKQIAKFKEELLKKEGGTTYVTKTYGTASNPNVAAVNSATGLTASGMTADEEAEFAMLMNVNPTEHKNNTVKVLNSLFDNDPNSKESIVMIENKSDCNMIMRIEGVGNTKYRLAIPAHSDNTVVVTKGDYLFSSLVCGAQYASQKTVQKAVMVSLGEGKGK, from the coding sequence ATGAAAGATTATTCCAAAATCATGAGAAGCACCAATATTTATGAGATTGATGCTTATTTGCGTGATGCACATCCCGATGATCCGAAACGTCTCATTTTGAAGCCCCGACTGATTAAGATGCTCAAAGAATACATCAAAAATGCACATCCTGCAGATCAGAGAGTAAAGGAATTTCAGGAAAAAATTGCGCTTTTACGAAAGAAACCATCCACGAGAATTACCTTTGATGAAATGAATGATCTTATTCGGCAAAAGCAGATTGCGAAATTTAAGGAAGAACTATTAAAAAAGGAAGGAGGAACCACTTATGTAACAAAAACTTATGGAACAGCGTCGAATCCAAATGTTGCTGCAGTAAACAGTGCCACTGGTTTAACCGCTTCAGGAATGACTGCCGACGAAGAAGCAGAATTTGCAATGTTGATGAATGTAAATCCTACCGAACATAAGAACAATACAGTAAAAGTACTTAATTCACTGTTTGATAACGATCCAAACAGTAAGGAAAGTATTGTGATGATTGAAAATAAATCGGACTGTAATATGATTATGAGGATCGAGGGAGTGGGCAACACAAAGTACAGACTTGCAATCCCGGCGCACAGCGATAATACAGTAGTTGTAACCAAAGGTGATTATCTTTTCTCCAGCTTGGTGTGCGGAGCGCAATATGCCTCACAAAAAACGGTACAGAAGGCGGTTATGGTTTCCCTAGGTGAGGGAAAGGGTAAGTAA
- the trmB gene encoding tRNA (guanosine(46)-N7)-methyltransferase TrmB, translating to MGKNKLARFAENKTLPNVFQPTRDEALNNFHLKGKWRSEVFKNHNPIVLELGCGKGEYSVGLAKAFPEKNFIGIDIKGARFWFGAKEAVENNLNNAAFLRTQIELVDCFFDHDEVDEIWITFPDPQIKYRRTKHRMTHPDFLERYKKILKKDGIMHLKTDSEFLHGYTLGLLQGAGHEIISAHHDIYGAPEYEPGTPLLREIKTYYEGLFSAKGKTITYIKFRIK from the coding sequence ATGGGTAAAAATAAACTGGCAAGATTTGCCGAAAACAAAACACTTCCTAACGTTTTTCAGCCTACACGGGATGAGGCACTCAATAATTTTCATTTAAAAGGTAAATGGAGAAGCGAAGTCTTTAAGAACCACAACCCGATCGTTTTAGAGCTTGGTTGTGGGAAAGGAGAGTATTCTGTAGGTTTGGCAAAAGCATTCCCTGAGAAAAATTTTATCGGAATTGATATTAAAGGTGCCCGTTTTTGGTTCGGCGCTAAAGAAGCTGTTGAGAATAATCTGAATAATGCAGCATTTTTAAGAACTCAAATAGAACTTGTTGATTGCTTTTTCGATCATGATGAGGTGGATGAAATATGGATTACTTTTCCCGATCCGCAAATCAAATACCGCAGAACAAAGCACAGAATGACGCATCCCGATTTCCTGGAACGCTACAAAAAAATCTTAAAGAAGGATGGAATCATGCACCTGAAAACCGATTCCGAATTTCTGCATGGCTATACTTTGGGTTTGCTTCAGGGAGCAGGACACGAAATTATTTCAGCACACCACGATATTTACGGAGCGCCGGAATATGAACCGGGAACTCCGCTTTTAAGGGAAATAAAAACATACTATGAAGGTTTGTTTTCCGCAAAAGGAAAAACGATTACCTATATTAAATTCAGAATTAAATAA
- a CDS encoding DUF6759 domain-containing protein: MKKTFFAVAFLTLMSVSAQKKNNNILESSNITEIENFLKSSHPDDPRRIVLKSKLIALKNSSWMKSGQNPYKTAKPVILEIPKTVVKQQNNDETEEFKRLITLSSTAHKEKTVKLLNQLFDNDITSKEAILLVQNNSDCNMIVRIQGAEFYNLAVPAHGENSLVVKKGDYQLLSNVCDAKYSSLKNIGKNMLVILNNPVVSNSPNSYVQKNNPAAWQK; the protein is encoded by the coding sequence ATGAAAAAAACATTTTTTGCCGTAGCTTTTCTGACTCTGATGTCAGTTTCTGCACAGAAAAAAAATAATAACATTTTAGAAAGCTCCAATATTACCGAAATTGAGAATTTTCTGAAAAGCTCACATCCAGATGATCCCAGAAGAATAGTTTTGAAATCAAAACTCATTGCCCTTAAAAATTCGTCGTGGATGAAAAGCGGACAAAACCCCTACAAGACGGCAAAACCCGTAATTCTTGAAATTCCGAAAACCGTGGTTAAACAACAAAATAACGACGAGACCGAGGAATTTAAAAGACTAATCACATTGTCATCCACCGCCCATAAAGAAAAAACGGTAAAGTTACTTAACCAGCTTTTTGACAACGATATCACTTCAAAGGAAGCTATTCTGCTCGTTCAAAATAATTCCGACTGCAATATGATTGTAAGAATTCAGGGAGCGGAATTTTATAATCTGGCTGTCCCAGCTCACGGTGAAAACTCGTTGGTGGTAAAGAAAGGGGATTATCAACTGTTAAGCAATGTTTGTGACGCAAAGTATTCTTCCTTAAAAAATATTGGGAAAAACATGTTGGTGATTTTAAATAATCCCGTTGTTTCAAATTCGCCCAACAGTTATGTACAGAAAAACAATCCTGCCGCTTGGCAGAAATAA
- the rpsB gene encoding 30S ribosomal protein S2, with product MAKANVKDLLEAGVHFGHMTRKWNPNMAPYIFMEKNGIHIVDLHKTAVKLDEACNALEKITSAGKKVLFVATKKQAKEVVAKHASELNMPYITERWPGGMLTNFVTIRKAVKKMNHIDKMKKDGTFETLSKKERLQVDRQRANLEKNLGSIADMVRLPSALFVVDIMSEHIAVTEAKKLGIPVFAIVDTNSDPRKVDYVIPGNDDASKSIDMILSVVSDSIKEGLSQRKADKEKSKEEGEKVTADADADFDNAAE from the coding sequence ATGGCTAAAGCAAATGTTAAAGACCTTTTAGAGGCAGGTGTACACTTCGGTCACATGACCAGAAAGTGGAATCCAAATATGGCTCCATACATTTTTATGGAGAAAAACGGTATTCACATCGTAGATTTACATAAAACAGCAGTGAAATTGGACGAAGCTTGTAACGCTTTGGAAAAAATCACTTCTGCAGGTAAAAAAGTTCTTTTCGTAGCAACTAAGAAACAAGCGAAAGAAGTAGTTGCAAAACACGCTTCAGAACTGAACATGCCTTATATTACTGAAAGATGGCCGGGTGGAATGTTGACGAATTTCGTTACCATCCGTAAAGCGGTTAAGAAAATGAACCACATTGATAAAATGAAGAAGGACGGAACTTTCGAAACTTTATCTAAAAAGGAAAGACTACAAGTTGACCGTCAAAGAGCTAACTTGGAGAAAAACTTAGGTTCAATCGCAGACATGGTACGTCTTCCTTCAGCACTTTTCGTAGTGGATATCATGAGCGAGCACATCGCGGTAACTGAGGCTAAAAAATTGGGAATCCCAGTTTTCGCAATCGTTGATACCAACTCTGACCCAAGAAAAGTAGATTACGTAATTCCAGGGAACGACGATGCTTCAAAATCAATCGACATGATTTTGAGCGTGGTATCTGATTCGATTAAGGAAGGGCTTTCTCAAAGAAAGGCAGACAAAGAAAAATCTAAAGAAGAAGGAGAAAAAGTAACTGCTGATGCAGATGCTGATTTCGACAACGCAGCGGAATAA